A portion of the Falco naumanni isolate bFalNau1 chromosome 9, bFalNau1.pat, whole genome shotgun sequence genome contains these proteins:
- the ADGRD2 gene encoding adhesion G-protein coupled receptor D2 isoform X2 → MFRRDLRPDSWFFSFLVGNLSRSLFAFAALAKNQTSKDFVPVTIETSRHVYEYVTTALNWWHADRYCEQCFAQLLFEPQDSEQASFSKLLQSHHIRGSIWLNERDGVLHKPKWRRDHIAPVLIFGDKTDTKYVKVLSDFPGLPAVTACAHLQWDTRTQEIATIFSYAVPAFINEFQVRGFVDEEGFVRFALIVHGHHSPYLPVFRADGQWHHFCVTWQQENGTWAIYADGKRRASASGLCAVGPSSPQAIYGQGTLIIGQDQDSLGGTFREKESFSGNITDLHIWQKVLSVEQIEKVRSCWVVEQDLVFGWSSNALEIESSVQEVTAQFLCPGPVEECRVFEVGSSGFSYTSCLQTLPFICRYRKDAYWQLKKAQLESSRSLVGRVNTLAERTVIPENIFTSDVQDMNLSVALGALDLLATVLREGETPMLESSDLLAVLQLLKQVSDVEVQEGEELEMLEQLGQYYMEVTELILKEQNIETWSSVGQVISGPMAVVELCDRVVSHLAPLLTAGRTKITIQHGNVGMEVRKLELSRQEMSSEAYLVQSPEKGRHDLIEVPAEEMQRLKARGLRRVMVKNMWFGYGSLQRCLSSAGSGAVFQDMAASDGEQKYLRTAVGTAVISSALLSDFQEISTSVRYRLQHRAQDLPNKLVGPICAFWNFSLSPDAGGMWSTAGCSVVTSLPDSTACFCNHTTNFAVLLQVYEMQRTTKEELTLQTLTFIGCGVSFCALIVTFILFLAVGVPKSERTTVHQNLIFALAAAEALLMFSELAKTNQVVCFTVTACLHLFFMAAFSWMLVEGLLLWSKVVAVNMSEDRRMKFYYVTGWGLPVVIVGVTLATSFNKYVADNHCWLNVQTNVIWAFVGPVLFILAVNTFVLFRVVVVTVSSARRRSKMLTPNSSLENQIGIQIWATAKPILVLLPVLGLTWVCGVLVHLSIIWAYIFIVLNSLQGLYIFLVYAVYNSEVRNAIQRMKDKKKALSFTNCSHPINYLSSPRNTTSWETGKPSPSAAESALSSPVQKDPPVKNITNKGNFGAKIPMGISSIMSPERPAVELTAFKSSGV, encoded by the exons ATGTTTAGGAGAGACTTGAGACCTGATTCTTGGTTCTTCAGCTTTCTG GTCGGTAATCTGTCCAGGAGTCTCTTTGCCTTTGCAGCCCTTGCCAAGAACCAGACTTCTAAAG ATTTTGTTCCTGTCACAATTGAGACCTCAAGACACGTGTACGAATATGTGACCACTGCTTTGAACTGGTGGCATGCAGATAGATACTGTGAACAATGCTTTGCTCAGCTGCTTTTTGAACCCCAAGACAGTGAGCAAGCTTCCTTTAGCAAACTGCTGCAGTCCCACCATATCAGAGGTTCCATCTGGCTAAATGAAAGGGATGGTGTCCTGCACAAACCAAAATGGAGAC GGGACCACATTGCACCAGTCCTGATATTTGGAGacaaaacagacacaaaatatGTGAAGGTGCTCTCTGACTTCCCAGGACTGCCTGCTGTCACAGCCTGCGCCCACCTCCAGTGGGACACCAGGACCCAGGAGATTGCTACCATCTTCTCCTACGCTGTGCCAGCTTTTATTAACGAGTTCCAGGTCCGTGGCTTTGTCGACGAGGAAGGCTTTGTTCGATTTGCTCTCATAGTCCACGGGCACCATTCCCCATACCTGCCAGTGTTCCGTGCCGATGGACAGTGGCATCACTTTTGTGTGACCTGGCAGCAGGAAAACGGGACCTGGGCCATCTATGCTGACGGTAAAAGGAGGGCATCTGCCAGCGGTTTGTGTGCTGTGGGACCATCTTCCCCCCAGGCCATCTACGGCCAGGGGACTTTGATAATTGGGCAGGATCAAGATTCCCTGGGGGGCACCTTCAGGGAGAAGGAATCCTTCAGTGGGAACATTACTGACTTGCACATCTGGCAGAAAGTCCTCAGCGTGGAGCAGATTGAGAAAGTTCGCTCATGCTGGGTAGTAGAGCAAGACCTTGTGTTTGGGTGGAGCTCCAATGCTCTGGAGATCGAGAGCAGCGTTCAGGAGGTGACCGCACAGTTTCTTTGCCCAG GGCCTGTTGAGGAATGCCGAGTTTTTGAAGTTGGCAGCAGTGGATTCAGTTACACATCTTGTTTGCAGACTTTGCCTTTTATCTGTCGCTACAGAAAGG ATGCATACTGGCAACTGAAAAAAGCTCAGCTGGAATCCAGCCGCTCACTTGTCGGCCGTGTGAACACGCTTGCAGAGAGGACTGTG ATTCCTGAGAATATCTTCACAAGTGATGTCCAAGACATGAACCTCTCTGTTGCTCTTGGTGCTCTTGATCTCTTGGCAACTGTTCTGAGGGAAGGAGAGACACCCATGCTGGAGTCGTCTGATCTCCTTGCAGTGCTTCAATTACTAAAGCAAGTTTCTGATGTGGAAGtccaggagggagaggagctggagatgctggagcagttGGGCCAGTATTACATGGAAGTGACTGAGTTAATCCTGAAAGAGCAGAATATTGAAACATGGTCATCAGTCGGCCAG GTTATCAGCGGGCCCATGGCTGTTGTTGAGCTCTGCGACAGAGTGGTGTCACACTTAGCCCCACTGCTGACTGCAGGGAGGACAAAGATCACGATCCAGCATGGGAACGTTG GGATGGAGGTCAGGAAGCTGGagctgagcaggcaggagatgAGCAGCGAGGCGTACCTGGTCCAGAGCCCTGAGAAGGGCAGGCACGACCTCATTGAAGTTCctgcagaagaaatgcaaagactGAAAGCCAGAG GTCTTCGCAGAGTCATGGTGAAAAACATGTGGTTTGGCTACGGctccctgcagcgctgcctgtcCAGTGCAGGCAGCGGCGCTGTCTTCCAGGACATGGCTGCTTCTGATGGAGAACAGAA GTACCTGCGCACCGCGGTGGGCACTGCCGTGATCTCGTCCGCTCTGCTCAGCGACTTCCAGGAGATCAGCACATCTGTGCGCTACCGCCTGCAGCACCGTGCCCAG GACCTGCCCAATAAGCTGGTAGGGCCCATCTGTGCCTTCTGGAACTTCAGCCTCAG CCCAGATGCTGGTGGGATGTGGTCCACAGCTGGCTGCTCTGTGGTGACATCTCTCCCAGACTCCACTGCCTGTTTTTGCAACCATACCACGAAttttgctgtcctgctgcaggtgTACGAGATGCAG AGGACCACCAAGGAGGAGCTCACACTGCAGACCTTGACTTTCATTGGATGTGGCGTTTCCTTCTGTGCCTTGATAGTTACCTTCATTTTATTCTTGGCAGTTGG tGTCCCCAAGAGTGAACGAACAACCGTGCACCAGAACCTGATCTTTGCGTTAGCGGCGGCAGAAGCTCTGCTCATGTTCAGTGAGTTGGCCAAGACCAACCAG gtGGTGTGTTTCACCGTCACTGCCTGCCTTCATCTCTTCTTCATGGCAGCCTTTTCATGGATGCTGGTAGAGGGGCTTCTCCTGTGGAGTAAAGTGGTAGCAGTCAACATGAGTGAAGACAGGAGGATGAAATTCTACTACGTGACAGGCTGGG ggctTCCAGTCGTTATCGTGGGTGTGACCCTCGCAACTTCCTTTAACAAGTATGTGGCAGACAACCACTGCTGGCTGAACGTCCAGACCAACGTCATCTGGGCCTTTGTTGGCCCTGTTCTCTTCATCCTGGCC gtgaaCACCTTTGTGCTGTTCcgggtggtggtggtgactGTGTCCAGTGCTCGCAGGAGATCAAAGATGCTGACGCCCAACAGCAGCCTGGAGAACCAGATTGGAATACAGATATG GGCCACGGCCAAGCCcatcctggtgctgctgcctgtgctggggctgacCTGGGTCTGCGGGGTCCTTGTCCACCTCAGCATCATTTGGGCCTACATCTTCATTGTGCTGAACTCCCTCCAG GGCCTGTACATATTCCTCGTCTATGCAGTCTATAACAGCGAG GTGAGGAATGCCATCCAGAGgatgaaggacaagaagaaagCACTCTCGTTCACA AACTGCTCTCATCCCATCAACTACTTATCAAGTCCAAGAAACACGACCTCCTGGGAGACAGGGAAACCGAGTCCTTCTGCAGCTGAGAGTGCCTTGTCAAGCCCTGTGCAGAAAGACCCTCCAGTGAAGAACATCACCAACAAAG GAAATTTTGGAGCCAAAATTCCGATGGGGATTTCATCAATTATGTCACCCGAGAGACCG gCTGTAGAGCTGACAGCATTCAAGTCCTCAG
- the ADGRD2 gene encoding adhesion G-protein coupled receptor D2 isoform X1, which yields MFRRDLRPDSWFFSFLVGNLSRSLFAFAALAKNQTSKDFVPVTIETSRHVYEYVTTALNWWHADRYCEQCFAQLLFEPQDSEQASFSKLLQSHHIRGSIWLNERDGVLHKPKWRRDHIAPVLIFGDKTDTKYVKVLSDFPGLPAVTACAHLQWDTRTQEIATIFSYAVPAFINEFQVRGFVDEEGFVRFALIVHGHHSPYLPVFRADGQWHHFCVTWQQENGTWAIYADGKRRASASGLCAVGPSSPQAIYGQGTLIIGQDQDSLGGTFREKESFSGNITDLHIWQKVLSVEQIEKVRSCWVVEQDLVFGWSSNALEIESSVQEVTAQFLCPGPVEECRVFEVGSSGFSYTSCLQTLPFICRYRKDAYWQLKKAQLESSRSLVGRVNTLAERTVIPENIFTSDVQDMNLSVALGALDLLATVLREGETPMLESSDLLAVLQLLKQVSDVEVQEGEELEMLEQLGQYYMEVTELILKEQNIETWSSVGQVISGPMAVVELCDRVVSHLAPLLTAGRTKITIQHGNVGMEVRKLELSRQEMSSEAYLVQSPEKGRHDLIEVPAEEMQRLKARGLRRVMVKNMWFGYGSLQRCLSSAGSGAVFQDMAASDGEQKYLRTAVGTAVISSALLSDFQEISTSVRYRLQHRAQDLPNKLVGPICAFWNFSLSPDAGGMWSTAGCSVVTSLPDSTACFCNHTTNFAVLLQVYEMQRTTKEELTLQTLTFIGCGVSFCALIVTFILFLAVGVPKSERTTVHQNLIFALAAAEALLMFSELAKTNQVVCFTVTACLHLFFMAAFSWMLVEGLLLWSKVVAVNMSEDRRMKFYYVTGWGLPVVIVGVTLATSFNKYVADNHCWLNVQTNVIWAFVGPVLFILAVNTFVLFRVVVVTVSSARRRSKMLTPNSSLENQIGIQIWATAKPILVLLPVLGLTWVCGVLVHLSIIWAYIFIVLNSLQGLYIFLVYAVYNSEVRNAIQRMKDKKKALSFTNCSHPINYLSSPRNTTSWETGKPSPSAAESALSSPVQKDPPVKNITNKGNFGAKIPMGISSIMSPERPAVELTAFKSSGNICLHHVLYFLLLLLLVSVVAWWSAARRAGGFCSGFILFPNCPGGCSPGQAVGSSVFPCTDEGEGGYGAPAALLVLSVLPVLPLPGSTGGSGKGACLGAPTWFLPMSPHFSCCLSVPAACCTPVPWAPAQQWSCRSQVAGSRGAVGTC from the exons ATGTTTAGGAGAGACTTGAGACCTGATTCTTGGTTCTTCAGCTTTCTG GTCGGTAATCTGTCCAGGAGTCTCTTTGCCTTTGCAGCCCTTGCCAAGAACCAGACTTCTAAAG ATTTTGTTCCTGTCACAATTGAGACCTCAAGACACGTGTACGAATATGTGACCACTGCTTTGAACTGGTGGCATGCAGATAGATACTGTGAACAATGCTTTGCTCAGCTGCTTTTTGAACCCCAAGACAGTGAGCAAGCTTCCTTTAGCAAACTGCTGCAGTCCCACCATATCAGAGGTTCCATCTGGCTAAATGAAAGGGATGGTGTCCTGCACAAACCAAAATGGAGAC GGGACCACATTGCACCAGTCCTGATATTTGGAGacaaaacagacacaaaatatGTGAAGGTGCTCTCTGACTTCCCAGGACTGCCTGCTGTCACAGCCTGCGCCCACCTCCAGTGGGACACCAGGACCCAGGAGATTGCTACCATCTTCTCCTACGCTGTGCCAGCTTTTATTAACGAGTTCCAGGTCCGTGGCTTTGTCGACGAGGAAGGCTTTGTTCGATTTGCTCTCATAGTCCACGGGCACCATTCCCCATACCTGCCAGTGTTCCGTGCCGATGGACAGTGGCATCACTTTTGTGTGACCTGGCAGCAGGAAAACGGGACCTGGGCCATCTATGCTGACGGTAAAAGGAGGGCATCTGCCAGCGGTTTGTGTGCTGTGGGACCATCTTCCCCCCAGGCCATCTACGGCCAGGGGACTTTGATAATTGGGCAGGATCAAGATTCCCTGGGGGGCACCTTCAGGGAGAAGGAATCCTTCAGTGGGAACATTACTGACTTGCACATCTGGCAGAAAGTCCTCAGCGTGGAGCAGATTGAGAAAGTTCGCTCATGCTGGGTAGTAGAGCAAGACCTTGTGTTTGGGTGGAGCTCCAATGCTCTGGAGATCGAGAGCAGCGTTCAGGAGGTGACCGCACAGTTTCTTTGCCCAG GGCCTGTTGAGGAATGCCGAGTTTTTGAAGTTGGCAGCAGTGGATTCAGTTACACATCTTGTTTGCAGACTTTGCCTTTTATCTGTCGCTACAGAAAGG ATGCATACTGGCAACTGAAAAAAGCTCAGCTGGAATCCAGCCGCTCACTTGTCGGCCGTGTGAACACGCTTGCAGAGAGGACTGTG ATTCCTGAGAATATCTTCACAAGTGATGTCCAAGACATGAACCTCTCTGTTGCTCTTGGTGCTCTTGATCTCTTGGCAACTGTTCTGAGGGAAGGAGAGACACCCATGCTGGAGTCGTCTGATCTCCTTGCAGTGCTTCAATTACTAAAGCAAGTTTCTGATGTGGAAGtccaggagggagaggagctggagatgctggagcagttGGGCCAGTATTACATGGAAGTGACTGAGTTAATCCTGAAAGAGCAGAATATTGAAACATGGTCATCAGTCGGCCAG GTTATCAGCGGGCCCATGGCTGTTGTTGAGCTCTGCGACAGAGTGGTGTCACACTTAGCCCCACTGCTGACTGCAGGGAGGACAAAGATCACGATCCAGCATGGGAACGTTG GGATGGAGGTCAGGAAGCTGGagctgagcaggcaggagatgAGCAGCGAGGCGTACCTGGTCCAGAGCCCTGAGAAGGGCAGGCACGACCTCATTGAAGTTCctgcagaagaaatgcaaagactGAAAGCCAGAG GTCTTCGCAGAGTCATGGTGAAAAACATGTGGTTTGGCTACGGctccctgcagcgctgcctgtcCAGTGCAGGCAGCGGCGCTGTCTTCCAGGACATGGCTGCTTCTGATGGAGAACAGAA GTACCTGCGCACCGCGGTGGGCACTGCCGTGATCTCGTCCGCTCTGCTCAGCGACTTCCAGGAGATCAGCACATCTGTGCGCTACCGCCTGCAGCACCGTGCCCAG GACCTGCCCAATAAGCTGGTAGGGCCCATCTGTGCCTTCTGGAACTTCAGCCTCAG CCCAGATGCTGGTGGGATGTGGTCCACAGCTGGCTGCTCTGTGGTGACATCTCTCCCAGACTCCACTGCCTGTTTTTGCAACCATACCACGAAttttgctgtcctgctgcaggtgTACGAGATGCAG AGGACCACCAAGGAGGAGCTCACACTGCAGACCTTGACTTTCATTGGATGTGGCGTTTCCTTCTGTGCCTTGATAGTTACCTTCATTTTATTCTTGGCAGTTGG tGTCCCCAAGAGTGAACGAACAACCGTGCACCAGAACCTGATCTTTGCGTTAGCGGCGGCAGAAGCTCTGCTCATGTTCAGTGAGTTGGCCAAGACCAACCAG gtGGTGTGTTTCACCGTCACTGCCTGCCTTCATCTCTTCTTCATGGCAGCCTTTTCATGGATGCTGGTAGAGGGGCTTCTCCTGTGGAGTAAAGTGGTAGCAGTCAACATGAGTGAAGACAGGAGGATGAAATTCTACTACGTGACAGGCTGGG ggctTCCAGTCGTTATCGTGGGTGTGACCCTCGCAACTTCCTTTAACAAGTATGTGGCAGACAACCACTGCTGGCTGAACGTCCAGACCAACGTCATCTGGGCCTTTGTTGGCCCTGTTCTCTTCATCCTGGCC gtgaaCACCTTTGTGCTGTTCcgggtggtggtggtgactGTGTCCAGTGCTCGCAGGAGATCAAAGATGCTGACGCCCAACAGCAGCCTGGAGAACCAGATTGGAATACAGATATG GGCCACGGCCAAGCCcatcctggtgctgctgcctgtgctggggctgacCTGGGTCTGCGGGGTCCTTGTCCACCTCAGCATCATTTGGGCCTACATCTTCATTGTGCTGAACTCCCTCCAG GGCCTGTACATATTCCTCGTCTATGCAGTCTATAACAGCGAG GTGAGGAATGCCATCCAGAGgatgaaggacaagaagaaagCACTCTCGTTCACA AACTGCTCTCATCCCATCAACTACTTATCAAGTCCAAGAAACACGACCTCCTGGGAGACAGGGAAACCGAGTCCTTCTGCAGCTGAGAGTGCCTTGTCAAGCCCTGTGCAGAAAGACCCTCCAGTGAAGAACATCACCAACAAAG GAAATTTTGGAGCCAAAATTCCGATGGGGATTTCATCAATTATGTCACCCGAGAGACCG gCTGTAGAGCTGACAGCATTCAAGTCCTCAGGTAACATTTGCCTACATCAcgttctttattttttgttgctgctgctacTGGTTTCTGTGGTTGCGTGGTGGAGCGCTGCCCGGAGGGCAGGTGGTTTTTGCTCAggcttcattttatttccaaactGCCCTGGTGGGTGCAGTCCTGGCCAGGCTGTTGGGAGCTCCGTGTTCCCCTGCACAGATGAGGGAGAGGGAGGGTATggagccccagcagctctgctggtgctgtcagtgctgcctgtgctgcctctcCCTGGCAGTACTGGTGGCTCAGGCAAGGGTGCCTGTCTTGGGGCACCCACCTGGTTTCTCCCCATGTCTCCACACTTTTCTTGCTGCCTGTCCGTGCCTGCAGCTTGCTGCACACCGGTTCCCTGGGCCCCTGCACAGCAGTGGAGCTGCAGGTCGCAggtggcaggcagcagaggggcgGTGGGTACCTGCTGA